The following are from one region of the Myxococcales bacterium genome:
- a CDS encoding sigma 54-interacting transcriptional regulator has protein sequence MSMQPTLPLARTGLPIRRLSLQRLDDPRAPVFVGALDRVTLGSAEGNDLRLEDPTVSRFHAVLHRRGDRIVVRDLGSTNGTVIGPVRLQDGEGEIASETTIRLGNVALIVRDGDVVMVEHGPGELGGLVGRSPAMRQLLAQVQKTSRSDVPVLVLGESGTGKELVGRALHEGSPRASAPFVTVDCGALSSTLFSSELFGHEKGAFTGAHRQHPGAFERASGGTLFLDEVGELSPEQQSALLGALERKTIRRLGGTRDLPVNVRLISATSRDLLKEVNQGRFRLDLFYRLAVVRLDMPPLREHPEDIPLLIQHFLQDEGAMARMESLFDRDALTRLKNHAWPGNARELRNYVLGALALGQVPEFVGAGPGALAGPPADTVSFVEDGHVVPYKDARRQIVDTFERRYLRDLLEATRGNIRESARQAQMNRSYLIELLSKHGLPE, from the coding sequence ATGTCCATGCAACCCACGCTGCCCCTGGCCCGGACCGGCCTTCCGATTCGTCGCCTGAGCTTGCAACGGCTGGACGATCCCCGCGCGCCGGTGTTCGTGGGGGCGCTCGACCGCGTCACCTTGGGCAGTGCCGAGGGCAACGATTTGCGCCTCGAGGATCCCACGGTGTCTCGGTTCCATGCCGTGCTCCATCGGCGGGGCGACCGCATCGTGGTGCGGGACTTGGGCTCTACGAACGGAACGGTGATCGGTCCGGTGCGGCTACAGGACGGCGAGGGAGAGATCGCGAGCGAGACGACCATCAGGCTCGGCAACGTGGCGCTCATCGTTCGTGATGGCGACGTGGTCATGGTGGAGCACGGCCCTGGCGAGCTCGGGGGGCTGGTGGGACGTTCACCGGCGATGCGCCAGCTGCTCGCGCAGGTGCAAAAGACGTCGCGTAGCGACGTGCCCGTGCTGGTGCTGGGCGAGTCTGGAACGGGCAAGGAGTTGGTGGGCCGGGCCCTGCACGAAGGCAGCCCGCGCGCGTCCGCGCCCTTCGTCACGGTGGACTGCGGCGCGCTTTCGTCCACGCTGTTTTCGAGCGAGCTCTTCGGGCACGAAAAAGGGGCGTTCACGGGCGCCCATCGTCAGCACCCCGGGGCCTTCGAGCGGGCATCGGGCGGCACCCTGTTTCTCGACGAGGTGGGTGAGCTCTCGCCGGAGCAGCAGTCTGCGCTGCTGGGTGCGCTCGAGCGCAAGACGATCCGGCGGCTGGGCGGTACGCGGGACTTGCCCGTGAACGTACGTCTGATCTCGGCGACCTCACGTGACCTCCTCAAAGAGGTGAACCAAGGACGTTTTCGCCTGGATTTGTTTTACCGCCTGGCGGTGGTTCGGCTCGATATGCCGCCTTTGCGGGAGCACCCGGAAGACATCCCGCTTTTGATTCAGCACTTCTTGCAAGACGAGGGCGCCATGGCACGCATGGAAAGCCTTTTCGATCGCGACGCGCTGACGCGGCTCAAGAACCATGCCTGGCCTGGCAATGCGCGCGAGCTGCGCAACTACGTCCTGGGGGCGTTGGCTCTGGGCCAGGTGCCCGAGTTCGTGGGCGCAGGTCCCGGCGCCCTCGCCGGGCCCCCCGCTGACACGGTGTCCTTTGTGGAGGACGGTCACGTGGTGCCCTACAAGGACGCCCGTAGACAAATCGTGGACACCTTCGAGCGTCGCTACCTCAGGGATCTGCTCGAGGCGACGCGTGGCAACATTCGTGAGAGCGCGCGCCAGGCCCAAATGAACCGCTCGTACCTCATCGAGCTCTTGAGCAAACACGGGCTGCCCGAGTGA
- a CDS encoding transposase, giving the protein MMKHSNLVVPDLQAGRRRRFTTQEKEAILAEACRNNESLSELGRRYGIAVSLLFRWKRSLNFDPTRYSWETSSAAETAPGENLATRVIELESTLSRLVAHTQRLEARLAQFEALAPRLGGSAGAAAAKRA; this is encoded by the coding sequence ATGATGAAGCATTCCAATCTGGTCGTGCCCGACCTGCAGGCTGGGCGGCGACGCAGGTTCACCACGCAGGAAAAAGAGGCCATTTTGGCCGAGGCCTGCCGCAACAACGAATCACTGTCCGAGCTCGGGCGTCGCTACGGCATCGCGGTCAGCCTCTTGTTCCGCTGGAAACGCAGCTTGAACTTCGACCCGACCCGCTATAGCTGGGAAACTTCGTCCGCGGCGGAGACCGCCCCTGGGGAGAACCTGGCGACGCGCGTCATCGAACTGGAGTCGACGCTGTCCCGCCTCGTGGCGCACACCCAGAGGCTCGAGGCGCGTCTGGCGCAATTCGAGGCCCTCGCCCCTCGGCTGGGTGGATCAGCCGGAGCCGCCGCAGCCAAGCGCGCGTGA